From a region of the Neobacillus niacini genome:
- a CDS encoding SIS domain-containing protein: MEKYYQYVTANLEKLYTTQIEKMDEAATCIFEALQNGGRFLVTGSGHSHMFAEEFYVRAGGFAQVSPILPNEFFLHDHPLKSTVIERIETYAKVIFDLYKINLKDVLVIASNSGRNGMTVELAKMAQECGTKVIAFTNPNHPAGSKSRHSSGKYLCDFSDVVIDSCTGPGDAHFYVEEAKTGMGATSTMAGAFVAQTISILLAKKYHQAGLKPPVFKSSNIDGGDEWNKELFAKYYGV; this comes from the coding sequence ATGGAGAAATATTATCAATATGTGACAGCAAATCTCGAAAAACTGTATACGACACAAATTGAAAAAATGGATGAAGCAGCCACATGCATTTTTGAAGCACTCCAAAATGGAGGTCGCTTTCTTGTTACAGGTTCAGGTCACTCCCATATGTTTGCAGAAGAATTTTACGTAAGAGCGGGTGGATTTGCACAGGTTTCGCCTATTTTGCCGAATGAGTTTTTTTTACACGATCATCCTTTAAAAAGTACTGTGATCGAACGCATAGAAACCTATGCAAAAGTTATCTTTGATTTATACAAAATTAACTTAAAGGATGTACTTGTCATTGCTTCCAATTCAGGAAGAAATGGAATGACTGTTGAACTTGCAAAGATGGCACAGGAATGTGGTACAAAAGTCATTGCTTTTACAAATCCGAATCATCCTGCAGGCTCAAAATCAAGACACAGTAGCGGAAAATACCTTTGTGACTTTAGTGATGTAGTTATTGATAGTTGTACTGGACCAGGGGATGCTCACTTTTATGTAGAAGAAGCAAAAACAGGTATGGGAGCAACTTCAACTATGGCGGGAGCTTTTGTTGCTCAAACTATTTCTATTTTATTAGCAAAAAAATACCATCAGGCTGGACTAAAACCCCCCGTGTTTAAGAGCTCTAATATTGATGGCGGAGATGAATGGAATAAAGAACTTTTTGCGAAGTATTATGGTGTTTAA